In Microcoleus sp. FACHB-672, one DNA window encodes the following:
- a CDS encoding serine/threonine-protein kinase — translation MTYCVIPGCQQPQNPDTAKICQSCGSKLWLKERYRPIQQIGQGGFGRTFLAVDEDIPSQPRCVVKQLYFQQGSNSNFQKATQLFHQEAVRLEHLGTHPQIPSLLAHFEQNKWLYLAQELIEGETLSQQLKQQGVFNEKVIFQLLQDLLPVLQYIHEQQVIHRDIKPANIMRRRSDGKFMVIDFGIAKLFAGTNLSQTGTIIGSLEYMAPEQTRGKTLPASDLYSLGATCIHLLTGIAPSNLYDMTRDRWAWRDYLPTGTDFGGMTSPASRIRLGKVLDKLLQNALNQRYLSADEVLQALNEPVKPPAPERVNLCSVKRASASIKSPQPAAVQPLLPQPNNSFLNKLFRRVSHRSQGNDLLTSAMGVDYRKLRDLLAAHKWQEADQETKTVLFQAAGKRGGYIDTRHIEQLPCQDLQTIDRLWVKYSAGRFGFSVQKKIYDSVAGDYAIFCERIGWPAHNPAIPNNSLKFKSSAPAGHLPSRTWVGGISWWQHAGAMSEKLSKCNPI, via the coding sequence ATGACTTACTGCGTTATCCCAGGGTGCCAGCAACCCCAGAACCCGGATACAGCTAAAATTTGCCAGAGTTGCGGTTCTAAGCTGTGGCTCAAAGAGCGCTACCGCCCGATTCAACAAATCGGTCAAGGAGGGTTTGGCAGAACATTTTTAGCCGTTGATGAAGATATCCCCTCCCAACCGCGCTGTGTTGTTAAACAACTTTACTTTCAGCAGGGCAGCAATAGCAACTTCCAAAAAGCCACTCAACTCTTTCACCAAGAAGCAGTAAGGCTGGAGCATCTAGGCACGCATCCGCAAATCCCGTCTTTGCTGGCGCACTTTGAACAAAACAAGTGGTTGTATTTAGCTCAAGAATTGATTGAAGGGGAGACACTTTCACAGCAATTGAAGCAACAAGGTGTTTTTAATGAAAAAGTTATTTTTCAATTGCTGCAAGATTTGCTGCCGGTGTTGCAATATATCCACGAACAACAAGTGATTCACCGTGACATTAAGCCGGCAAATATTATGCGCCGGCGCAGCGATGGCAAATTTATGGTGATCGATTTTGGGATTGCCAAATTGTTTGCCGGCACCAATCTTTCCCAAACCGGCACGATCATTGGTAGTCTAGAATATATGGCACCCGAACAAACGCGAGGTAAAACCCTTCCTGCCAGTGATCTTTACAGTTTAGGCGCGACTTGTATTCACCTACTCACCGGCATTGCTCCTTCTAACTTATATGACATGACCCGTGATCGGTGGGCGTGGCGCGATTATTTACCCACCGGCACTGACTTCGGTGGAATGACTTCGCCCGCATCTCGCATCCGCTTGGGTAAAGTTTTGGATAAATTGCTGCAAAATGCCCTCAATCAGCGATATCTTTCAGCAGATGAAGTGCTGCAAGCACTCAATGAGCCGGTAAAACCCCCCGCTCCCGAAAGAGTTAACCTATGCTCTGTAAAAAGAGCTTCCGCCTCGATTAAATCCCCGCAGCCGGCTGCCGTACAACCCTTACTTCCACAGCCAAATAATTCATTTTTAAATAAACTGTTTCGCCGCGTAAGCCATCGATCTCAAGGTAATGATCTGCTCACTTCAGCGATGGGGGTAGACTATAGAAAATTGCGCGATTTACTGGCGGCGCACAAATGGCAAGAAGCCGATCAGGAAACGAAAACAGTTTTATTTCAAGCAGCCGGCAAACGAGGCGGCTATATCGACACCCGTCATATCGAACAATTGCCCTGTCAGGATTTGCAAACAATTGACCGGCTATGGGTGAAATACAGCGCAGGTCGCTTTGGCTTTAGTGTGCAGAAAAAAATTTATGACAGTGTTGCGGGAGACTACGCAATCTTTTGTGAGCGCATTGGATGGCCGGCTCATAACCCAGCGATACCCAATAACAGCCTAAAGTTTAAATCCTCAGCGCCGGCGGGACATTTGCCCTCGCGAACTTGGGTTGGGGGAATTTCCTGGTGGCAACACGCCGGTGCGATGTCTGAAAAACTTAGCAAATGCAATCCCATCTAA
- a CDS encoding DUF4359 domain-containing protein — protein sequence MKGFKTAAIVGGVVLAGVGVAMAVTNPAQTAYEEYAVQKLTEYVKGNFCQKAGFFENRCAAIVDSGQSEFKQAIAQNTQRQNFIFFSIYTTNLSVTPLLPSGLTSVLPALPAYRFETAGVLQSFYTYQAKQK from the coding sequence ATGAAGGGTTTCAAGACTGCTGCAATCGTCGGGGGAGTTGTTTTAGCAGGAGTGGGAGTGGCAATGGCTGTCACCAATCCAGCTCAAACTGCCTATGAAGAGTATGCCGTTCAGAAGTTGACAGAATATGTGAAGGGCAACTTTTGTCAAAAAGCCGGCTTTTTTGAAAATCGCTGCGCGGCAATTGTCGATTCTGGACAATCTGAGTTTAAGCAAGCCATCGCCCAGAACACACAACGACAAAACTTTATTTTCTTTAGTATTTATACAACGAATTTGTCTGTTACTCCATTGCTGCCTTCTGGACTTACTTCTGTGCTGCCGGCATTACCCGCTTACCGCTTTGAAACCGCAGGCGTGCTGCAAAGCTTTTACACTTATCAAGCCAAGCAAAAATAA